A stretch of DNA from Actinomycetota bacterium:
GTGTCGTGGCTTCCCTCGAGCCGCTCTCCGTCTCGCTGTACGACGAGCTCGCGGGAGCGGGGCGGCTCGTGATCCGTTACCGATGCACCGCGGACGACCAGGGACTGGAGGGGGAGGCTCTGGTCGATCACCTCCTGGCCGCGTACGACCGCGACCTGCCGGTGGAGCTGGAGAGAGGGATGACCCGCATCGGACCGCATCGCGACGACCTCGACCTCGAGCTCGACGGACACCCGGCCCGCGCGTTCGCGTCCCGCGGGGAGCAGCGCACGGTCGCGCTCGCCCTGCGCCTGGCCGAACTGCGCCTGCTGTCGGGGTCCGTGCTGCTGCTCGACGACGTCATGTCCGAGCTCGACCCGGACCGCAGACGACGGGTGTTCAAGGCCGTCGGGGGAGCCCAGACGATAGTGACCGCGACCGAGGCCGAGGCGATCCCCGAGGGCGTCGGCGTGGCGGCTACGTGGACCGTCCAGGACGGGGTGCTGCGTGCCGCTTGAGGACGACCGGCCGACCATCAAGATGCGCGGGGGGTGGCCGACCCGGCTGGGGGACGCGCTGCCTGTAGCCATGGCGAAGGTGGGACCGTCCGGGCTGATGGCCGAGTCGCGGGTCCGGCGAGCCTGGCCGGCCGCGGTGGGGCAGCAGGTGGCCGCGAACGCGTGGGTCCACAGGCTGCGTGGCACCACCCTCGAGGTGGCGGTCTCGGCCGACGTGTGGGCCAACGAGCTCAGCTACATGAGCCAGGTGATCAAGGACCGGATCAACGCGGTGTGCGGGGCCGGGACGGTGACCGAGGTGGTAGTCCGCAGGCCCCGGGGAAGACGTCGGTAGGGGGGTGGTCCGTGGTATAGTGGGAGCGTCCAAAAACCGCCTCTGACCTGCGGTTTCACGACCTCCACCACCACGACCGCCCGACACGCCGAAGGGACATCGATGGCACGCGCGACCGAAGAGCAGACGAAGACGGACGGGAGCCGCAAGGCGGCCGCGAACGCCGGCTACAGCGCCAAGGACATCTCGATCCTCGAGGGGCTCGAAGCGGTCCGGAAGCGTCCCGGGATGTACATCGGGTCCACCGGGCTGAAGGGGCTCCACGAGCTCGTCCGGGAGGTCGTCGACAACTCCGTCGACGAAGCGATGGCGGGGTACGCCACCCGCATCGATGTGACGGTCCTGGCCGATGGCGGAGCGCGGATCGTCGACAACGGGCGCGGCATCCCGGTCGACCCTCATCCCAAGTACCCGAAGAAGTCCGCCGCCGAGATCGTTCTGACCACCCTGCACGCCGGCGGGAAGTTCGGGGGAGAGGGGTACAAGAT
This window harbors:
- a CDS encoding DUF721 domain-containing protein — encoded protein: MPLEDDRPTIKMRGGWPTRLGDALPVAMAKVGPSGLMAESRVRRAWPAAVGQQVAANAWVHRLRGTTLEVAVSADVWANELSYMSQVIKDRINAVCGAGTVTEVVVRRPRGRRR
- a CDS encoding ATP-binding protein; its protein translation is MARATEEQTKTDGSRKAAANAGYSAKDISILEGLEAVRKRPGMYIGSTGLKGLHELVREVVDNSVDEAMAGYATRIDVTVLADGGARIVDNGRGIPVDPHPKYPKKSAAEIVLTTLHAGGKFGGEGYK